GCTCGACGGCCTCATCCCACGTAAGTTCGCCGCGCTGGGCTTGGAATACCTGCGCATAGCCTATGGCACGCCCGGCCGTGGAATCGGCCACCAAGCCCTGAGCTTGGAGGCGCTCGACTTCCTCGATGAGCCCGCGCTCAAACATCTGGCGCGTGCGCAGCTCGATGCGCGGATTGAGCCAGTCTGCGGTGGTGCGCAGGCCGAGCAGACGGGTACCCCACCGCGGCGGGGCGTCCTTCGGCGGTTGGCTGGCTTTATAGGGCTTGCCGGTTAACTCGATGACTTCCAGGGCGCGCACGGTGCGCCGCGGGTCCTTATCTTCAATGATTTTGGCCGCGGCCGGATCCACCTGCGCCAGCTCCTCGTGCAGGGCATCGGTACCGATTTCTACGCGCCGGGCTTCATACTTGGCGCGGACAGCGGGGTCGGTGGGTGGGAACTGCCAGTCGTCGACAAGCGCTTGGGCATAAAGCATGGAGCCGCCGACCAAGATTGGTGTCTTGCCGCGGGCCATGATGCCTTCCACGTCCGCGATGGCATCGCGCTGGTAGCGCGCCACAGAAGCGGTTTTGGTAACATCCCACACGTCAAGCTGGTGGTGCGGGATTCCTTCGCGCTCGGCCGGGGTGAGCTTGGCGGTGCCAATGTCCATACCGCGGTAGAGCTGCATGGAATCGACGTTGACCACCTCGCCGTCCAGCTCCTGCGCCAGCGCCAACCCCAGCGCAGATTTGCCGGAAGCGGTGGGTCCAAACACTGCAATCGGGCGCATTAGACCTCCCATCCTGCAACGTAGCGGCCGACGCCCAGGGTGGCGTCGGTAGCCAGCAACTGCGCCTTCTTTGGTTGTAGTCCTGCTAGCTCCTCCCATAGTGCAGGCTCTACCACACCGCGCTGGGAGAGCCACTCGCCTGCCTTGCTTGCCGACGCCCCCATCAGCACCTCCTCGCACCACTCGTGCGCTTCCTGGGCACCGGGAACGAGCGCCAAGGGGGCTCGCTCGGTCAGGCCCGCGCTGCCATCTGCCACGACGATGGTGAGCGCTCCTGGGTCAGGTTTGCCGATGCGCTCCCGGCTAGCGCGGGCGTTAAGCTGCGGCACGCTGTGCAGCACGTACCGGGCCATAATCTCGGGCAGATAATTGCCGCCGCCTAGGTTCGTGGCCGCACCCCACGCCTTTAAGCTGCCGGTGTGGGCGGTGTACCAGCGCTTGTCCTGGCTGCCGACGATATCTACCTGCGTTATGCCGGCGGCCGCAGCTTCCACCGCAAGGGTGCGGGCAGCGGCAAGCAGTGCGCGGGAGGCGGCGTCATTGGAGGAAAGCTCCACGGCCAGCGCCGGTGAGGCTGGCATTACCATGAGATTGAACATTATTCCTCCATACTATCTACCCAAGTGGAGGTAATTAAATAGAATCTGGGCACGCGCGGGATATTCGCGGTAATGTATCCAGTGATTTTATTCGGCAGCCGTGACGCGCGGCGATATATGCATAGGAGGGCTTGTCATGTCTCCCATCCCTACCCCAGGTTCCATGCCCAAGAAGGGCCCTCGTCCCACCGCAAAACCTGTTCCCGTGCAGGCACCAAGCAAGAATGACCCGGCCAAATGGGGCCGCGTC
The nucleotide sequence above comes from Corynebacterium tuberculostearicum. Encoded proteins:
- the miaA gene encoding tRNA (adenosine(37)-N6)-dimethylallyltransferase MiaA, giving the protein MGGLMRPIAVFGPTASGKSALGLALAQELDGEVVNVDSMQLYRGMDIGTAKLTPAEREGIPHHQLDVWDVTKTASVARYQRDAIADVEGIMARGKTPILVGGSMLYAQALVDDWQFPPTDPAVRAKYEARRVEIGTDALHEELAQVDPAAAKIIEDKDPRRTVRALEVIELTGKPYKASQPPKDAPPRWGTRLLGLRTTADWLNPRIELRTRQMFERGLIEEVERLQAQGLVADSTAGRAIGYAQVFQAQRGELTWDEAVERTITGTRRYVRRQRSWFNRDKRITWLDAAGDTTAQALRALG